The genomic DNA AGAGGGGGCCGCAGTGTCCATTGCAGTCACCTGAGGAGCCACTTTCTCTGCAGCATCAGCATGTAGTTTCTCGCCTTCTGGTTCTTTCTTAGGCCCTGTTTCAGATGGTGCCTCCACATTCTTTGCAGCTTCCTGAGGGAGCACTTCTTCAGCAGTGTCAGCATGTAGTTTCTCACCTTCTGGTTCTTTCTTAGGCCCTGTTTCAGATGGTGCCTCCAAATTATCTGCAGCTTCCTGAGGAACCACTTCTTCAGCAGTGTCAGCATGTAGTTTCTCACCTTCTGGTTCTTTCTTAGGCCCTGTTTCAGATGGTGCCTCCAAATTATCTGCAGCTTCCTGAGGAACCACTTCTTCAGAAGTGTCAGCATGTAGTTTCTCACCTTCCGGTTCTTTCTTAGGCCCTGTTTCAGATGGTGCCTCCAAATTATCTGCAGCTTCCTGAGGAACCACTTCTTCAGAAGTGTCAGCATGTAGTTTCTCCCCGTCTTTCTTGGGGGGCTCCGGTTCAAAGGGGAAGTGAGGGGCCACTTTCCCTGCTGCTTCTGCAAGCAATCGCTTTCTTTTGCGCTGGTGAACCTTATTCCTCCTCTTCGCAAGCCGTTTCAAATAATACTGGAACTTCCTTAGATGACTGTGATAACTCTTCATGAATATACCTGTGAAGAATATATTGTTTCTCCCCTTTGCTTTAATCTTGGACCCTGGTTCGGGGGGGGACTTCTTTGTCGCTATCTGAGTGGTCAAAACCGCGGGGGACTTCTTTGTCACCATCTGACAGGACACTTTCCCTCGGGCATGCTTCTGTGTCTTTTTCCTGCGGTTTCTAGTGGGTTGGATGTATGTGCATCTCTGACTTAAGACTGCTCGAGTGCTGGCAGGCTgggtgtatgtgtatgtctgGTTTAAGGCTGTGGTACCATTAGAGTAATATGGGGGGAAGTTGGTGTAGGGTGGATACCCAGGGGGGTTAGGTTGGCGGGGCTTGTTACTAGGCAGCATGGCACCAGCTGGCATGATTCCAGGAAGCATGGTACCAGGGGGCATGATACCAGGGGGCATAATACCAGGGGGCATAATACCAGCAGGCATGGTACCAGCGGGATAACCCCACCCTGGAGGGAAGGCCATGGTGTAGGGGCTGCTGTGGTACGTCATACACTGAGAGTACTGGGTGGTGGAGTAGGTAGCCATCATAGATGCATGGGGATGAGAAACAGGGAATATAGGGTCCATGGAGTATGAGTAGAGCTCAATGGAGCGTTCACTGGACTCATCCCCATACCTATCCCTATcagatctctctctgtcccagtctctggTCCTAGAACGTTTGTCTCCGTCTCTGGTCCTTTGCAGCCACCTGTCTAAATCCTTGGCTATCTCtcgttttctgtctctctcagatcTGTATCTGTCCCGGTCTTTCTCTCGGCCTCCGTCTCTGCTTTTCTCTgggtctctgtccccgtctctctcagaTCTGTATCTGCCCCCGTCTCTCCTAGATCTgtcccggtctctctctcggcctcCGTCCCAGTCCTTCTCTGGGTCTCTGTCCCAGTCTTTATCTCTGTTCCTTTCTGATCTGTTAGTTTCTCTGACTACCGGTATGTCCTTGTCTCGCTCTCTGGTACTAGAGTGTCTGTGCCCGTCTCCCTTTCGGTTTCTCTCAGATCTGTCTCTGTCCTTTTCTCTGGTACTAGAGCATCTTtgcctgcatctctctctcgcaGGACTTTCCCCTTCTCTGGCTCTGTCCCTTTTCAAGTCTCCCATCTTTCCATATAGCCTATcattggtcctgtctgtcagccgACCCAACTCCTCAACCCCTAAGTCCAGCCCAACAATCTCCAGCAGGGTCTGCATCCGCTCGTACCGCTGCTCATCCTCAAGCCTCACCTTCTTCTCCTCAAATGGAGAAGACTTGGACCTACTGCTGTAGTCAACATGACCCTCGAGCAGAGTCGGCCAAACTTGTGGTAGCTCCTCGCCCACAATGAGTTGCTCATTTTCGTCGTTGACGATCTTTGAGAGCTTGTTGAGGTCCACTCCTTCATTGAGGACATTGAGGAAGCGCTGGAAGCCTGTGGCTACTATGTCTTTCTCCTGTGTCCTGAGTGAGTGAACTGGCCTCTGAATGGTTGGATTATGTTGTTTATCATTAGCGATCACCTAACAGGAAACATGAAGAAATATAAACAAACTAGTGCTGGGCGATTAACCAACATTTTGATTATGTTCAATTATTTGAATACCATTTTGTTCAGtttttttctgtgagctcaatgcgcACAATTTCTCAAGATatcagatccagcctgaactgtgcgatgtagtagggaattgtagtttccaacaggccaatattatACATGGTTTAGCACATAaaatgtggtaattaactacaatgaccataatccattgcacaTCTACTTGTCCGGtctttcttttatgcctgctactGAAGAGAGAAGAATGCACAATTGCGAGGTGATATAGAGAGCAGCTGTTGCTCTGTGAgctatctctacctgaaaatacatgatctagttggtattcagcagtcataaaagtatgcctatTCAAagtatttactttgaagaactacaaaATAGCGATTTTGTaagacagcataggcagcagctcgataggatgacttggaatgaaatagtcatcaaataaaacagaTGTGTATAttacaactgaaatattttattaaatgaaagtaatgtgaataaactGTTAATAAGCGATAAGCAGTAATTGGCAGTCACAACCATCATGGTACTTTTATTCATTGTTTTACTCTGTTAGAGCATTCAACACCCAATGCATTTAATGTTTAAAATCcaaaaaagcactaatcgctcagcactaaaaCAAACAAGATGTGTTTGATCAGCACCGCGCCATCAAATGTTGTTTCATTTACGTATCGCTTATGTGTGCATTTCACACAACCTttgtgttacatttacatttaagtcatttagcagacgctcttatccagagcgacttacaaattggtgcattcaccttatgacatccagtagaacagtcactttacaatagtgcatctaaatcttaaaggggggggggggtgagaaggattacttatcctatcctatcctgggCTTGCTATGTTCATCTGATTGTCACAACGAATGTATTTGGTTGCCTTTTGTCAAATGCATTTTACTCAGAATGAGTCATTCTGCAATGATTGGcttttagctggctagctatgcTACAAGTCCATCTAAATGACTGTTCGCATGCTAGGTAGCAATTGATGCATCAGGTGGCTGACAGGGATAACACTAATATAGCCATGACATTTAAGAAAAAAACTATACTTATAAGAACACAAAAAATATTATGAAGCGTACAAGTAAGTAGGCACTTCATATCCTGCGTATTTGGAATGGGTGTCAATGGGAGAAATCAATTGCATTAATCGGGGGCCATGGTTTTCTTGACTTCCTTATGATACTTTTGCCCAGCTCTATGTTTTGTGATGGCATCATACCTCATTGTTGGGAGAGCGTCGCTGGTTCATTAAACCCTTCACTCTCAGTCTCAGAGGATGGGCCTCTTCATTTTCTAGGGGAGCGCTAATCATTAGCTCCAATGCTCGCATCTTGTTTTGTTTCTTCAGCTTGGCAGCGGTATCCTAGAGGAAAATAGAGACAATATTTTAGTATGTGTAATGCAGTTGTCTCTGAATagtgatccaaggtcagttttgatTTACCCCAGACTCTTAATGGCTTTGGGTAACTGATCTTAGAACTGTGTTTGGAGAAAAGGGGGTCTGCTGCTAAGTCCATGTAGTAGAAAAATCAGAATCCAAACATCAGGAAAGATCTGATGGTCATCCTGATGAAGGCTGTTGTAGTCACAACGCATTGGTGGATTTCTTATTTTTGCTATACATGAGACAAACAATAAAGGCTTTGAAATGTTTTACGCTACACGCTAGTACCTTGATTATTGGCACAAAGGCTTTTTTGGCATCGTTTACAATACATCATCAACTTCTTTTGGATCTATCAAGGAAAATGTATTCATAACAGTGTTGAGGTAGACTCAGAATTTTATGAAATTCAACCCATTAATTGAAATTTGAATTCAAATAGTTTATAAGCAGAATTTAAAATAAATTAAACTTAGACATATGCGTCTCAAAACCTTTGACAAATACTTTGTCAAAATCACCTGACACCTCTTACTAAAGAATACAGATACCATTTTAAATGTTAGTTTGATTATAACTCAATGATGTCAAACagtattttgtttgtatttttgtCATGAAATGTTCACTTCCATTCTGGAGTGTTTAATCTAATGCATTCTGAGAAATGTTTTTCTATCATTACATTGAACAAGACGTAAAGTGAATGATTCATAATTAGAGACAACCTACATAACTAGCTTTGAATATCTCCAGACCACTATAATTATAACTCgttttaggaggatgagtttAAAAAAAGGAAATGTTTGAAGAACATGTTCAGCCCAGGGATCTAGCAGTATAGCCATTACCCACCTTGCGTCTTATTTCCCGACCCTAGACTGTGCCTGTTTGGTGACACTTTTCCCACGTCGGAGGAACTTTCCGTGGTTGGTAGACGGTTGATTCGCCGAGCAGTGCCCAAACAataattcaattcaattgatGGATTCTACCCCCCTTCCTTCCAAATCAAACATGGATTCCAATTTCTGTTATTGCTTTGCACGCACACCTCTGTGTTTCCCACCTGTTTGGCTTAACTAATCAGCCTCGCAATACGGGCGACGTGCTGCAACAGACAGGAAGTAGAAATGGAGTGTGTGCGAGCAAACATTTGAGCAAACATTGAAATCCATCTTTGATTAATAGTAATTTCAGCGTGACTTAACTTGAACGCCCGAAGACTGAATGCCACAAGACGGAACGTTAAATAAATGTACTTACACGTTATTAACTGTATACATGACGGCGAGCTTGTAGGGCTACAACATGTCAAACAGTATTGGTCACCATACATGATGTCAACATGAACATAACGGTATAGAGAAAAAATTAAGGGGAATTCAACCCAAATCTCGATTTTTgcatgaactatccctttaattctGCTTCCTGTGGGTTGTGACCAATTCAAATCCAAAACTTATGGGAATTAATGACCAACTACCCATTCAGAATTGAACCCAACCCTGATTAATAAATACAGAACTAATAGGTACATACCTTATGCAGTAGGTACTGTACCGGTGTTCTTCTGAGCTTACTCAGAATGTCCAGCACCCTCCGTTTAAGAGGTAGGCATATGCGTGACGACTGGTCCGCGACATTACTGTATCTTTGGAATGTTGTATCGTTTACCTTCCTCTGTTTAGACATGCCCTTCGCTGTTGCGGATGCAGCCTGTGTTTCAGGCATGTCCTTAGCTCTGCGTTGAACTTTTTGCAGAGCAAGAACAGCTTTCTTGCGAGCTATCTTTTCCTCTATGACCTTCAACTCCTTCTTCTTACGAGCGAGTTCCAGGTCCTCCACACTGAGCACCACAGGCTCTCCATCAATGTCCCCATCTGTGTCTGGGGAGAAGGGACCACTGCTACCCCTCAATGAGCCTTTGCTCCAGTCTCTGGATGATGGGTACATGATGTAGCTCATAGCAGAGGAAGCACCATACTCCTTCCCACCTTCTCTAGTTCGCCTCATGCTGGAGTATTCACTGTAGGGCTCTCGGGGCATAGCCTGGCCATTGCCTCTCTTCTCAAAGCTATCGTCCCATTGTCCTGAGCTTGGTCCTCCGTACTCCCTCCTCTGACTGCATGCCTTTGGTTCTCTATACTCCCTCTGGTGACTGTGCTTCTCTGGATCCATTCTGCCAAGGTGCCTGAGCTGGGCTGATACTCCAGGTTCACTGCAGAGAATAAAGAGGTGGTGAACTGTATTGTGTGTCTGGGTGACAACTATATAAACACTAACGTTAAGTATGTGATGAATATAAACATGTTTGCTGTTGATTATGGATGTATTAGATGTTATTTGCCCATAAATGCACATTTAAGGCAAGACATCACTAAGGACTCAAATAAATTAACAGGCTTCTAAACAAACAAGTTACGTtccaatatatacagttgaagtcggaaatttacttacacttaggttggagtcatgaaaactCGTTTTTCgtccactccacaaatttcttgttaataaactatagttttggcacgtctgttaggacatcgactttgtgcatgacaagtaatttttccaacaattgtttacagacagattatttcactgtatcacaattctattGGGTCagaatttacatacactaaattgactgtgcctttaaacagcttggaaaattccagaaaagtatgtcatggctttagaagcttctgatatggtaattgacatcatttgagtcaattagaggtgtacctgtggatctatttcaagacctaccttcaaactcagtgcctctttgcttgacatcatgggaaaatcaaaagaaatcagccaagacctcagaaaagaaattgtaggcctccacaagtctggttcatccttgggagcaatttccaaacgcctgaaagcaccatattcatctgtacaaacaatagtacgcaagtataaacaccaagggaccacgcagccgtcatactgctcaggaatgagacgtgttctgtctcctagagatgaacgtactttggtgcgaaaagtgcaaatcccataacagcaaaggaccgtgtgaagatgctggagaaaacaggtacaaaagtatctatatccacagtaaaacaagtcctatatcgacataacctgaaaggccgctcagcaaggaagaagccactgctacaaaaccgccagactacagtttgcaactgcaaacGGGGAGaaagtactttttggagaaatgtcctctggtctgatgaaacaaaaatagaactgtttggccataatcaccatcattctgtttggaggaaaatgggggaggcttgcaagccaaagaacatcccaactgtgaagcacgggggtggcagcatcatgttgtgagggtgctttgctgcaagagggcgtggtacacttcacaaaatagattgcatcacgaggaagaaaatgatgtggatatattgaagcaccatctccagacatcagtcaggcagttaaagcttggtcgcaaataggttttcaaaatggacaatgaccccaagcatacttccaaagttgtggcaaaatggcttaaggacaacaaagtcaaggtattggagtggccatcacaaagctctgatctcagtcctatagaccattggtgggcagaactgaaaaagcgtgtgtgagcaaggaggccttacaaacctgactcagttacaccagctgtcaggagctgtcaggaggaatgggctaaaattcacccaacttattgggggaagcttgtggaaggttacctgaaacatttgacccaagttaaacaatttaaaggcaatgctaccaaatactaattgtaatatgtaaacttctgacccactgggaatgtgatgaaataaatcattctcgctgctattattctgacatttcacattcttaaaatagtggcgatcctaactggcctaaaacggggattttttttttttttttacgaggcttaaatgtcaggaattgagaaaaacacagtttaaatgtatttggctaaggcgaatgctaacttccgacttcaactgtatgtagttGCATTTGTCTTCTATAATAACTTCGCTTGCTTGTACGTTATTGTTCTGAATGTCAGCTGAAATGTGCAAGcgttagccagctaacgttagcaaatGTTAACTACCTAGCTAGTTTGTAATGTAACTTTCAGAGCAGGCTGGCATATACCTTGCTAGCTAACGTCTGTAAATGCAAGCATGTGAGAATATCGACAAATTCATGAAATTGCCACATTGCACATTTTCCACAATAAGTGGTTGCAAACattgactatagctaatggtTGTTTACCTCGATGCTACCCTAGCGCAGGTCTTTGTGTTCACCGTCTCATTCTGGATCTTGTGGTGTCAAACAACTAGCACACCAGTCTCTCTTAAAAATCGGAGTGCTTTGACTTTCATATAAATTGTATAGATTAGGTTAAATTTGTTATAAAGGCAACTGGTCAACCAACAAACTCGTTTCCTGTCTACATCGTCTATTGTTCTATGATTTCCGCTTCATAGGATCTATACTGCCACCAATAGAACGGAGTGCGAAGAGCATGGCATTTTCTAATTCCAAACCAATGAAAGTTATGCCTGAAAAGAAATGTGAAGCTTAATGCCTTGGTTAAATTACTTTGACGTACTCCACACTTACAATATTAGACAATATTTTATTCAATTAAATATATACAAAGTAAAAGATGATCTATAGACTGAAGTGGGGGAATGAAACACGGGCAGTTTTCTTGCTATCAGGCATGAGAACTTGCAAGCATGTCATCAATGGTCTTTTCATTGCATTGACACACATGTACTATGCCCAGGGCCAGGGATCTTTCCTAACCACATGACCAGATCAAGTAAACTCCACGCCCTTATGATTTGCTTTATAACGGGAGAGAAAATGCGTTTGCTGAGCAGATATAATAGTAAAGAAAGACCACTGGCCCTACCCATACCACATAAAATACAAACATTACACTGAAAATAGCTTCAACATGAAACTTTGAAGGATGAGGTTAAACTATAACAAATCCTTTGCTAGTGTCATTACAAATCTAGCTTCTTAGGGACCACTTCTTCTACAGTGTCAGCATGTAGTTTCTCCCCATCGATCATTGTTACTCCTTCTGGATCTTGGGCTCCTCTCCAAAGGGGAAATCCTTTACAGCCACCCGAGGAGCCACTTTCCTGTTGCTTCTGCAAGCAATCACTTTATTTTGTGCTGGTGAGCCTCATTCCGCCTCTTCAAAAGCCGTTTCCTCTTACACATACGCTTCCTTTGATGATTGTGATAACTCTTCATGAAAATACCCGTGAAGAATATATTGTTTACCCCCTTTGCTTTATTCATTCACCCTGGTTCAGAGGGGGACTTCTTTGTCACCATCTGACAGGATACTTTCACTACATCTTCTGCATATTTCTGTCTCTTCCATGTTTATTCTTTTCACTTTCGCTACGGCTTCTGCATGCTTCTGTCTCTTTTCCTTGCAGTTGCTAGAGGGCTGGGTGTATGTGTATCTCTGAGTTAAGACCAACCAATCCAATTAATTtacttataaagccctttttcaTCAGtaaatgtcacaaagtgcttagaCAGAACTCAGTGCTTAGATAATGTGGCCCagtccgatgatacccccagacagggccaaccaggcaggatgtAACTGCTTAGGTGAAGTGAAGGCCATCCTCAcatggggaatgctgctttttagttatcttttcgacagtatcaaaaatacattttcgaTTGTTTTTATCCACCTCAGTCTGGTTGGAAACGTAGgccgatcgagcagcagtgagggcttttCGATATTGCGCTTTACTGTCcatccaagctagtcggaagacttccaacTTGGTggagcgccatttccgttccattTGTCGGGAAAGTCGCTTCAGGGCTTTGTCATTTTCtttataccagggagctagtttcttgtgACAAATGGGGGGGTTACGTAGGAGGGGCAAGACTGCTGCAGTGCCGGCAGGCTGGGTAGATGTGAGCTG from Oncorhynchus keta strain PuntledgeMale-10-30-2019 chromosome 10, Oket_V2, whole genome shotgun sequence includes the following:
- the LOC118389243 gene encoding uncharacterized protein LOC118389243 isoform X4 — translated: MDPEKHSHQREYREPKACSQRREYGGPSSGQWDDSFEKRGNGQAMPREPYSEYSSMRRTREGGKEYGASSAMSYIMYPSSRDWSKGSLRGSSGPFSPDTDGDIDGEPVVLSVEDLELARKKKELKVIEEKIARKKAVLALQKVQRRAKDMPETQAASATAKGMSKQRKVNDTTFQRYSNVADQSSRICLPLKRRVLDILSKLRRTPVQYLLHKTKKQNKMRALELMISAPLENEEAHPLRLRVKGLMNQRRSPNNEVIANDKQHNPTIQRPVHSLRTQEKDIVATGFQRFLNVLNEGVDLNKLSKIVNDENEQLIVGEELPQVWPTLLEGHVDYSSRSKSSPFEEKKVRLEDEQRYERMQTLLEIVGLDLGVEELGRLTDRTNDRLYGKMGDLKRDRAREGESPARERCRQRCSSTREKDRDRSERNRKGDGHRHSSTRERDKDIPVVRETNRSERNRDKDWDRDPEKDWDGGRERDRDRSRRDGGRYRSERDGDRDPEKSRDGGREKDRDRYRSERDRKREIAKDLDRWLQRTRDGDKRSRTRDWDRERSDRDRYGDESSERSIELYSYSMDPIFPVSHPHASMMATYSTTQYSQCMTYHSSPYTMAFPPGWGYPAGTMPAGIMPPGIMPPGIMPPGTMLPGIMPAGAMLPSNKPRQPNPPGYPPYTNFPPYYSNGTTALNQTYTYTQPASTRAVLSQRCTYIQPTRNRRKKTQKHARGKVSCQMVTKKSPAVLTTQIATKKSPPEPGSKIKAKGRNNIFFTGIFMKSYHSHLRKFQYYLKRLAKRRNKVHQRKRKRLLAEAAGKVAPHFPFEPEPPKKDGEKLHADTSEEVVPQEAADNLEAPSETGPKKEPEGEKLHADTSEEVVPQEAADNLEAPSETGPKKEPEGEKLHADTAEEVVPQEAADNLEAPSETGPKKEPEGEKLHADTAEEVLPQEAAKNVEAPSETGPKKEPEGEKLHADAAEKVAPQVTAMDTAAPSEMGPKKKKLYPGIFMKILMRRLKRHLCKIKGKKKHFAKRRKKAFQYKGKRPLVDTKEKVPLLEAAKDSGNPSEPWPKKKKKKKTLEEKGGIYYPGIFIRVHRTYLTRGKLAKAKAAAEGTEAISEPAPTIEGGGGMTEGKELLADTLEKGVPQVATNDSGLPPEPGPNKEPEREEETMLEDEKLLADHVAKVSVKGPQVLLEPKAEKDREGEDDASIDGEKLLADPVEKVSITGPGLLSEPETENETRGETTSGMRINEGKTSLKSST
- the LOC118389243 gene encoding uncharacterized protein LOC118389243 isoform X5 codes for the protein MDPEKHSHQREYREPKACSQRREYGGPSSGQWDDSFEKRGNGQAMPREPYSEYSSMRRTREGGKEYGASSAMSYIMYPSSRDWSKGSLRGSSGPFSPDTDGDIDGEPVVLSVEDLELARKKKELKVIEEKIARKKAVLALQKVQRRAKDMPETQAASATAKGMSKQRKVNDTTFQRYSNVADQSSRICLPLKRRVLDILSKLRRTPVQYLLHKTKKQNKMRALELMISAPLENEEAHPLRLRVKGLMNQRRSPNNEVVPDDKQHNPTIQRPVHSLRTQEKDIVATGFLNVLNEGVDLNKLSKIVNDENEQLIVGEELPQVWPTLLEGHVDYSSRSKSSPFEEKKVRLEDEQRYERMQTLLEIVGLDLGVEELGRLTDRTNDRLYGKMGDLKRDRAREGESPARERCRQRCSSTREKDRDRSERNRKGDGHRHSSTRERDKDIPVVRETNRSERNRDKDWDRDPEKDWDGGRERDRDRSRRDGGRYRSERDGDRDPEKSRDGGREKDRDRYRSERDRKREIAKDLDRWLQRTRDGDKRSRTRDWDRERSDRDRYGDESSERSIELYSYSMDPIFPVSHPHASMMATYSTTQYSQCMTYHSSPYTMAFPPGWGYPAGTMPAGIMPPGIMPPGIMPPGTMLPGIMPAGAMLPSNKPRQPNPPGYPPYTNFPPYYSNGTTALNQTYTYTQPASTRAVLSQRCTYIQPTRNRRKKTQKHARGKVSCQMVTKKSPAVLTTQIATKKSPPEPGSKIKAKGRNNIFFTGIFMKSYHSHLRKFQYYLKRLAKRRNKVHQRKRKRLLAEAAGKVAPHFPFEPEPPKKDGEKLHADTSEEVVPQEAADNLEAPSETGPKKEPEGEKLHADTSEEVVPQEAADNLEAPSETGPKKEPEGEKLHADTAEEVVPQEAADNLEAPSETGPKKEPEGEKLHADTAEEVLPQEAAKNVEAPSETGPKKEPEGEKLHADAAEKVAPQVTAMDTAAPSEMGPKKKKLYPGIFMKILMRRLKRHLCKIKGKKKHFAKRRKKAFQYKGKRPLVDTKEKVPLLEAAKDSGNPSEPWPKKKKKKKTLEEKGGIYYPGIFIRVHRTYLTRGKLAKAKAAAEGTEAISEPAPTIEGGGGMTEGKELLADTLEKGVPQVATNDSGLPPEPGPNKEPEREEETMLEDEKLLADHVAKVSVKGPQVLLEPKAEKDREGEDDASIDGEKLLADPVEKVSITGPGLLSEPETENETRGETTSGMRINEGKTSLKSST
- the LOC118389243 gene encoding uncharacterized protein LOC118389243 isoform X17 gives rise to the protein MPNGTRELQSGASSAMSYIMDPSARDWSKGSLRGSSGPFSPDTDGDIDGEPVQPGVDLELARKKKELEVIEEKIARKKAVLATRQLKHGAKDMPKKQTASTTVKGIAKQTKINNTIFKTYNQVTDKSSRICLPLKRRVLDILRKFRRTPTKKQNKMRALELMISAPLENEEAHPLRLRVKGLMNQRRSPNNEVIANDKQHNPTIQRPVHSLRTQEKDIVATGFQRFLNVLNEGVDLNKLSKIVNDENEQLIVGEELPQVWPTLLEGHVDYSSRSKSSPFEEKKVRLEDEQRYERMQTLLEIVGLDLGVEELGRLTDRTNDRLYGKMGDLKRDRAREGESPARERCRQRCSSTREKDRDRSERNRKGDGHRHSSTRERDKDIPVVRETNRSERNRDKDWDRDPEKDWDGGRERDRDRSRRDGGRYRSERDGDRDPEKSRDGGREKDRDRYRSERDRKREIAKDLDRWLQRTRDGDKRSRTRDWDRERSDRDRYGDESSERSIELYSYSMDPIFPVSHPHASMMATYSTTQYSQCMTYHSSPYTMAFPPGWGYPAGTMPAGIMPPGIMPPGIMPPGTMLPGIMPAGAMLPSNKPRQPNPPGYPPYTNFPPYYSNGTTALNQTYTYTQPASTRAVLSQRCTYIQPTRNRRKKTQKHARGKVSCQMVTKKSPAVLTTQIATKKSPPEPGSKIKAKGRNNIFFTGIFMKSYHSHLRKFQYYLKRLAKRRNKVHQRKRKRLLAEAAGKVAPHFPFEPEPPKKDGEKLHADTSEEVVPQEAADNLEAPSETGPKKEPEGEKLHADTSEEVVPQEAADNLEAPSETGPKKEPEGEKLHADTAEEVVPQEAADNLEAPSETGPKKEPEGEKLHADTAEEVLPQEAAKNVEAPSETGPKKEPEGEKLHADAAEKVAPQVTAMDTAAPSEMGPKKKKLYPGIFMKILMRRLKRHLCKIKGKKKHFAKRRKKAFQYKGKRPLVDTKEKVPLLEAAKDSGNPSEPWPKKKKKKKTLEEKGGIYYPGIFIRVHRTYLTRGKLAKAKAAAEGTEAISEPAPTIEGGGGMTEGKELLADTLEKGVPQVATNDSGLPPEPGPNKEPEREEETMLEDEKLLADHVAKVSVKGPQVLLEPKAEKDREGEDDASIDGEKLLADPVEKVSITGPGLLSEPETENETRGETTSGMRINEGKTSLKSST